From Flavobacterium alkalisoli, the proteins below share one genomic window:
- the aat gene encoding leucyl/phenylalanyl-tRNA--protein transferase, which yields MYFLSRDLYFPPAVQASPEGIVAIGGDLSPERLMLAYHNGIFPWFEDDEPILWWSPPERMVLFPNELKVSKSMRNIINRGIFKVTFNTAFREVITNCRNIKRDGQPGTWITPDMIEAYCRLNDLGKAKSVEVWQDNELVGGLYGVDLGHIFCGESMFSKASNASKIAFIALVKQLEIAGYRLLDCQVYNDHLATLGAREIYREDFLKILKH from the coding sequence ATGTATTTCCTTTCCCGAGATTTATACTTCCCTCCTGCTGTACAGGCCTCTCCCGAAGGCATTGTGGCTATTGGCGGCGACCTGTCTCCCGAAAGGCTTATGCTTGCCTATCATAACGGCATATTCCCGTGGTTTGAAGACGACGAGCCTATTTTATGGTGGTCTCCTCCTGAGAGAATGGTACTTTTTCCCAACGAATTGAAGGTTTCCAAAAGTATGAGAAACATTATTAACCGCGGGATTTTTAAAGTGACCTTTAATACCGCTTTTAGGGAAGTGATAACCAATTGCCGAAACATTAAACGTGACGGACAGCCGGGAACATGGATTACACCTGATATGATTGAGGCCTATTGCAGGCTTAATGATTTGGGCAAGGCAAAGTCGGTTGAAGTTTGGCAGGATAATGAATTGGTAGGGGGATTATATGGTGTAGACCTGGGACATATATTTTGCGGGGAAAGCATGTTCTCTAAAGCTTCAAATGCCAGCAAGATAGCTTTTATAGCCCTGGTAAAACAGCTGGAAATTGCAGGCTACCGCCTATTGGACTGTCAGGTTTACAACGACCACTTAGCCACTCTAGGTGCACGCGAAATTTACCGCGAAGACTTCCTTAAAATTTTAAAACACTAA
- the rpmA gene encoding 50S ribosomal protein L27, with protein sequence MAHKKGVGSSKNGRESESKRLGVKIFGGQAAIAGNIIVRQRGSKHNPGENVYMGKDHTLHAKVAGVVKFQKKANNKSFVSIVPFEA encoded by the coding sequence ATGGCTCACAAGAAAGGTGTCGGTAGTTCGAAGAATGGTAGAGAATCAGAATCGAAACGTTTAGGCGTTAAGATATTTGGTGGCCAAGCTGCTATTGCTGGTAACATTATCGTAAGACAGAGAGGTTCTAAACACAACCCGGGTGAAAACGTTTACATGGGTAAAGATCATACTTTACATGCAAAAGTTGCTGGTGTTGTTAAGTTCCAAAAGAAAGCTAACAACAAATCTTTTGTTTCGATAGTTCCATTTGAAGCTTAA